Sequence from the Serinus canaria isolate serCan28SL12 unplaced genomic scaffold, serCan2020 HiC_scaffold_280, whole genome shotgun sequence genome:
GGACTGGTTTGGACTGGGCTATACTGGTTTGAAGTCTTTAAGCTGGGTTATACTGGTCTATACTGGTTTAAACCCCTCCAaactggtttatactggtccaaactggtccatactggtccctgcccaggtgtgccacCCCCTCCCGCAGCCACCAGGGGGCGCCGTGCGCACCCACCTGTCtgtactggtctgtactggttcAAACTGGTTTAAACTGGTTTAAACCTCATCAAACTGGTCCaactggtttatactggtccaaactggtccatactggtttgtactggtccatactggtcccTGCACACGGGTGCCACCCCCTCCCGCAGCCACCAGGGGGCGCCATGCACACCCACACCTGTCTGTACTGGTCTGTACCTGCCCAAACCAGTCCAATACcggtccatactggtttatactggtctatactggtttgtactggtgcgtacctgctgtgccagctcgCGGGTGGGGGCCAGCACCAGCGCCTGCGTGGCCTtgagctccagctccacctgctgcaggatggagatGGCGAAGGTGGCCGTTTTACCTGTGCCCGACTGCGCCTGCGCGATGACGTCATAgcctgggggggacaggtgagAGAGACAcagacaggtgagacaggtgagacacaggtgTGTCACAGGTGTGTCAGTACAGGTGTGTCAGCACAGGTGTGTCACAGGTGTGTCAGCACAGGTGTGTCACAGGTGTGTTACAGGTTTTACCTGTGCCCGACTGCGCCTGCGCGATGACGTCATAGCCTGGGGGG
This genomic interval carries:
- the LOC127061226 gene encoding eukaryotic initiation factor 4A-I-like isoform X2; this encodes MEPDGVIESNWHEVVDSFDEMNLSEALLRGIYAYGFEKPSAIQQRAILPCIKGYDVIAQAQSGTGKTATFAISILQQVELELKATQALVLAPTRELAQQVRTSTNQYRPV